The following nucleotide sequence is from Brachyspira suanatina.
ATGCTTGAACATGCTGTAGGCGAGAATATATCCAAATTATATTTATTGGGAAATATTGAAAAAGCAGATAAAAAACTTAATGGTATGATAGAGCTTACAAAACTTTATGACTTTATAATGGAAACTCTAAAAAATAAAAATAAGGATATTATTCTAGACCCTATAAATAGATATACAGTTTATGAGTGTAAGCCTACAGATAATTTTTTCAGAGAAGATATATTTATGGGGAATACATGCTATATGGAACTTATAGATGATTATGTTAATTACAATATAGATGCTATTGTTAATATTTCCAAAATGGGAGCAAGGGCTGTATATTTGACTTATGCATTTTCAGATAATAAAGATAATGATTTTAATGATGAAAATATAAATCAAAAACTCTTTGATGAAAGAAATAATATTTCAGATGAGCTTGAAAGCATGATGGGTGAGAAAGGAAGTGGTAAAGAAATAGGTATTGTGTTAGGCAGTGCTTTTGGAATACTATGCGGATATATAGACTTACTTTTATACAATCAAGATGAGTTTATAAAAAGAGCTGAAGAAGTATTAAAAAAATACAATTATAAATTTAAATTATTGAGATTCAGACAATATTCGGAAGTTATAAAGACATTTAATGATTAATTAAATAAGAAATAGTAATGTGCTTTTTTAGTGCATTGCTATTTTTTTAATAATTAATTGTATATTAAAAATATATTATTTGTATATAAGTAATTTTCAAAAATCATAATTTCCAGCTTTACTAAAAGTTCATTTCTATTTTTAGTTTGTACTTGTTTTTTATTATAAATTAATTATCATGTTAAATATTTTTTAATATTTAAGGAGTATTTCATTATGGAAAAAATAAATTTGGCAAAAGCATCATTAATTACTTCTCCAAATCCTGTGGCATTAGTATGCATTAATAAACCTGATGGAGAAACTAATGTTACTGCAGTATCTTGGTATACTTATTTATCTTATAATCCAAGTATGATAGCTTATGCAATGGCTAAAGATTCTTATGGCGGCGAGTTAGTTCGTGAAAATAAAAAAGTGATAATTACGATTCCTAGTGAAAATATTAAAGAAATTGTAGTAGGATGCGGTATGTATAGCGGAAGAGATATTGATAAAATAAGAAACTTGGGGATAAAAATGCATAGTATACCTACAAGCGATATAAAAATTCCTCTTCATAGTGCTGCTGCTATACAGTGTAATTTAAAAGAATTTATTCAAACTGGAGATCATTATTTATATATATGCGATGTTGAAGAAGTATATGCAGATTATAAAGAAAAACCTGTATTTGCTTGGGAGGGCTATGCTAAAATAGCCGCTGCTAAAGAGGCATAATAATTATTTATTAAAATATTAATTATTTTATTTAGTAAGACAATAATAAAAAAGCCGTTAGCATATATTAAATAAAATATATACTAACGGCAATTATCATTTTATTAAATAAAATTAAACTAAACCGTAAGGAATCATAATATCGGCAACTTTAACAAATCCTGCTATATTAGCACCTTTCAAATAATCACCTTTGAATCCGTACTCTTCAGCAGTTTGATAACAAGTATTGTGAATATTAGTCATAATATTTTTAAGTTTGTTATCAGTATAATCAAAATCCCATCTATCCATAGAAGCATTTTGCTGCATCTCTAAAGCAGAAGTAGCAACACCTCCAGCATTTGTAGCTTTACCAGGAGCATAAAGAATACCAGCTTTTTGGAACACTTCAACAGCTTCAGGAGTAGCAGGCATATTAGCTCCTTCAGTAACAGATATACATCCGTTTTTAACTAATGTTTCAGCACTTTTAGCATCAAGCTCATTTTGAGTAGCACAAGGCAAAGCGATATCGCAAGCAATGTCCCAAATGTTTCCATTTTCCATATATTTAGCAGAAGAATGAGCATTAACATACTCTTTAATTCTTTTTCTTTCTACTTCTTTTAATCTTTTTACAGTATCTAAATTGATACCGTTTTCATCATAAATAACTCCGTTAGAGTCAGAACAAGCAACAACTTTAGCACCTAATTGAGTAGCTTTCTGCATTGCATATATAGCAACGTTACCAGAACCTGAAACTATTACTTTTTTACCTTCAAAACCATTTTTGCCGTTAGTTTTAAGCATAAGGTCAGTGAAGTATACAAGTCCGTAACCAGTAGCTTCAGTACGAGCTAAAGAACCGCCGTAACCTAAGCCTTTACCTGTTAATACGCCAGGTTCAAATCTATTTTTAAGTCTTTTGTATTGACCGAATAAATATCCAATTTCTCTAGCACCAACTCCTATATCACCAGCAGGTACGTCTATATCATATCCTATATGTCTTTGAAGCTCAGTCATGAAACTTTGGCAGAAACGCATAACTTCATTATCGCTTTTTCCTTTAGGATCAAAATCAGAACCTCCTTTACCGCCGCCTATAGGTAAACCAGTTAAAGCATTCTTAAATATTTGTTCAAAACTTAAGAATTTGATGATACCTAAATAAACAGATGGGTGAAAGCGAAGTCCTCCTTTGTATGGTCCTATAACGCTTGAGAATTGTACACGGAAACCTCTGTTTACATGTATTTCTCCTTTATCATCCATCCAAGAAACTCTGAACATAATTTGTCTTTCAGGTTCGCATATTCTTTCTATAATCTTTTGTTCAATATAATGAGGCTTTTTCTTCAATACAACTTCTAAGGTGCTTAACACTTCTTTCACTGCTTGGTGAAATTCAGCTTCACCAGGATTTCTTTTTACTATTTTGTTGTAAATGGCTTCTAATTGTTCGTTCATTTGAGAAGACATAAATTAATCTCCTTTTTTATTTTTTTAATTGTTGGAAAGTATTATATACTAAATAGTATTATTGTCAATAGTAATGTTACCGGTTTTTTGTCAATATTATTATTTTTTTTTAACAAATTTATAATTTTTATATAAAAAATTGAAATATAGTTTAAAATGTAGTATTTTTAAAGAAATAATTAAGGAATATATTATGAATAAAGAAAAATATAAACCAAAAACAAAAGATGAATTAATAGATTTGATAGAAAGAAAAATAAAGTTTGATAGAATAGATACAAGTCTTATAACAGATATGTCAGGATTATTTGAAAATTCTATATTAAGAAATTTTAAAGGCATTGAAACTTGGGACACTTCAAAAGTAACAGATATGAGTTCAATGTTTTGCAGTACTAAAAGCTTTAATCATGATATATCTAATTGGAATGTTTCTAAAGTTAAGAATATGAGTAATATGTTTTGTCTTGCGGAAAAATTTAATCAGCCTTTGAATAGCTGGGATGTTTCTAATGTTTCAAATATGGAAAATATGTTTAGGATTTCGAGAGTATTTAATCAGCCTTTAGATAATTGGAATGTGAGTAAAGTAAAAAATATTGATGGTATGTTTTGGGTTGCTGATAGTTTTAATCAGAATTTAGATTCTTGGGTTTTGGCAAAAAATGCAAATATGTATATGTCTTTCTACTGCTCTGCCATGCAGGATAATACTCCAATTTGGTATAAAAGCTAGTAATAAATAATAAGTATTGAGTTGGTATTGAAAATGGACAAAATAGAAGACTGTAATTTATTTATGATGTGCAAATCAATTAATAAAAATGCATTATCAAATATTCCTAATGGTTATCATATAAGAAATTGCAAAAGAGATGAATTAAATTTGTGGTTTGAATTCCCATTTGATAATGATGAGGATAAGAAAAATTATAGAAGTTTTATGGAGCAGTATTTCAAAGATGTGTATGGAAGTAATGAAGAATTATTTTTTGAGAAATGCTTATTTATTTGTGATGAGAAAGATACTCCTATAGGAACATGCTTTCCTTGGAAGGCTTATAATCTTATAACTACTATACATTGGTTTAAAGTAAAAAAAGAATATGAAGGGCAGGGTATAGGAAGGGCTTTAATTTCTTATGTTATTAATTCTATAGATAAAAAAGACTTTCCAATATTTCTACATACTCAGGCTGGAAGTTTTAGAGCCATTAAACTATACAGTGATTTAGGTTTTATTTTGCTTACCGATAAAAAAATAGGATATAGAGAAAATCATTTAAATATTGCATTGCCTTATTTGAAAGAGAAAATGCATTTAGAAGATTATAATAAATTAAAGTTTGATGAAGCTGATAAAGAGTTTTTATATGCTGTAAGCACTTCTGCAATAAATCAGTTTTAATTAAAAAATATTGATTCTTTATGTATTAATAAAAATAAATAAAAAAGCATTAATATGAATATTTAAACTTTCTATACTAAATATTATTAATTTGTAAATATATTGTATATTATTTTTATATAAAACGATATAAATGTTACAATTTGTTAACATAATAATTTATTTTGATTGACTTTTTAGCTATTTATGATATTCTAAGCACTCCTAGTTTTATAAAATTTATAGGATATAAATATGCTTCTAACATTATCTTTTTATTTAGTCGGCGGGTTCGGACTTTTTATGTATGGTCTTAAGGTTTTTTCAGACGGACTTCAGGAAAGTACAGAAAACGCATTAAAAGATATACTTCATAAAGTGACTCAGAATAAGATCTTAGGGATATCATTAGGATTTCTTATAACTGCTATAGTTCAGTCGAGTAGTGCTGTTACGGTAATGACGGTAAGTTTTGTAAATGCCAACTTGCTTACTTTATCGCAGGCTATTAATATAATATTAGGAGCAAATATAGGTACTACCGTTACAGGTTGGATAATATCATTAAATATAGATGTGCTTGCATTGCCTTCTCTTGGTATAGGTTCTATAATAGTAATATTCGGTTCTGAAAATAGAAAGCTAAGATTTTTCGGTGAAATACTGATGGGATTCGGTATGATATTCTATGGACTTATACTTATGAAAACAGCTTTTGAAGGCGTAAGAGGTTCAGAAGATTTTGAAAAAGTATTTTTGATGGCTAATGCTGACACTATGTATGGAAGATTCTTATGCGTAGTTATAGGTATGGTTGTAACAGCTATAATACAGTCTAGTAGTGCTGCTTTAGGTGTTACTATATCATTGGCCTCAGTTGGTTTAATAGATTATCCTACAGGTGTTGCCTTGATATTAGGACAAAACATCGGTACAACAATCACAGCAGTTTTAGCTACTCTTGGAGCTTCAACTAATGCTAAAAGAGCAGCTTTAGTACACTGTTTATTCAATATATTCGGTGTTGTATATATGTTCTTCCTATTCCCATACTATATAAAAATAGTTGACATAATTGTAGGATTTATGAATATTGGAGATCCTAATCTTGTAGTAAACAATAAATATGTAAATATATCATTCTATATAGCAGCTGCACATACTATGTTTAATATTATAAACGTTATAGTATTTTATTTCTTAACAGAAAAATTAGAGAAAATAGTTTGCATTATCATTAAAGATAAAGAAGATGAAAAACATGTCAGTGTTCTTTCTGATAAACTTCTTAATATGCCTGTTTCTGCTGAAATAGAAGTAAGAAAAGAAGTAACATATATGGGTGATATTGCTAAGAAAATGCTTGCAAGAATAGAGCAATTATTTGATAGTCCAAGCGAAAGACTTCTTACAAAGATA
It contains:
- the gdhA gene encoding NADP-specific glutamate dehydrogenase, which gives rise to MSSQMNEQLEAIYNKIVKRNPGEAEFHQAVKEVLSTLEVVLKKKPHYIEQKIIERICEPERQIMFRVSWMDDKGEIHVNRGFRVQFSSVIGPYKGGLRFHPSVYLGIIKFLSFEQIFKNALTGLPIGGGKGGSDFDPKGKSDNEVMRFCQSFMTELQRHIGYDIDVPAGDIGVGAREIGYLFGQYKRLKNRFEPGVLTGKGLGYGGSLARTEATGYGLVYFTDLMLKTNGKNGFEGKKVIVSGSGNVAIYAMQKATQLGAKVVACSDSNGVIYDENGINLDTVKRLKEVERKRIKEYVNAHSSAKYMENGNIWDIACDIALPCATQNELDAKSAETLVKNGCISVTEGANMPATPEAVEVFQKAGILYAPGKATNAGGVATSALEMQQNASMDRWDFDYTDNKLKNIMTNIHNTCYQTAEEYGFKGDYLKGANIAGFVKVADIMIPYGLV
- a CDS encoding Na/Pi cotransporter family protein; this encodes MLLTLSFYLVGGFGLFMYGLKVFSDGLQESTENALKDILHKVTQNKILGISLGFLITAIVQSSSAVTVMTVSFVNANLLTLSQAINIILGANIGTTVTGWIISLNIDVLALPSLGIGSIIVIFGSENRKLRFFGEILMGFGMIFYGLILMKTAFEGVRGSEDFEKVFLMANADTMYGRFLCVVIGMVVTAIIQSSSAALGVTISLASVGLIDYPTGVALILGQNIGTTITAVLATLGASTNAKRAALVHCLFNIFGVVYMFFLFPYYIKIVDIIVGFMNIGDPNLVVNNKYVNISFYIAAAHTMFNIINVIVFYFLTEKLEKIVCIIIKDKEDEKHVSVLSDKLLNMPVSAEIEVRKEVTYMGDIAKKMLARIEQLFDSPSERLLTKIRDHEKMLDNTDQEIHAFLLKLLGKNTLNSANIASLINISTYYENLGDNLKDLGKAIIKGSEKKTLFNETQKEDIIKMLHNNKDFIDYLSGLILQYYSLNKEKTYDEAMEKYHQIKGFYYEARERHYDNVDKSLIPALNAHLYGDVLVYFNRSIGNLVNIVEAITGKDK
- a CDS encoding flavin reductase family protein, with translation MEKINLAKASLITSPNPVALVCINKPDGETNVTAVSWYTYLSYNPSMIAYAMAKDSYGGELVRENKKVIITIPSENIKEIVVGCGMYSGRDIDKIRNLGIKMHSIPTSDIKIPLHSAAAIQCNLKEFIQTGDHYLYICDVEEVYADYKEKPVFAWEGYAKIAAAKEA
- a CDS encoding BspA family leucine-rich repeat surface protein yields the protein MNKEKYKPKTKDELIDLIERKIKFDRIDTSLITDMSGLFENSILRNFKGIETWDTSKVTDMSSMFCSTKSFNHDISNWNVSKVKNMSNMFCLAEKFNQPLNSWDVSNVSNMENMFRISRVFNQPLDNWNVSKVKNIDGMFWVADSFNQNLDSWVLAKNANMYMSFYCSAMQDNTPIWYKS
- a CDS encoding GNAT family N-acetyltransferase, whose product is MDKIEDCNLFMMCKSINKNALSNIPNGYHIRNCKRDELNLWFEFPFDNDEDKKNYRSFMEQYFKDVYGSNEELFFEKCLFICDEKDTPIGTCFPWKAYNLITTIHWFKVKKEYEGQGIGRALISYVINSIDKKDFPIFLHTQAGSFRAIKLYSDLGFILLTDKKIGYRENHLNIALPYLKEKMHLEDYNKLKFDEADKEFLYAVSTSAINQF